In one Lysobacter alkalisoli genomic region, the following are encoded:
- a CDS encoding OprO/OprP family phosphate-selective porin gives MRSSILTTAIAVAIGSASFSAAAAPSDQELAQLKAQIEALQAKVTELESRTDAQSDVNIDTAAKLDTLNTGSARVETKGGFKVTSADKKYEASLGGRIHFDAYAFDRDEASTTGTTEFRRTRLTLSGKALGWDYKVEQDFSAGSTTDGYRDVFIARSGLGGKWTIGHFKPYRSMEELTSSNEITMMERPFSSASGLYGGRQFAQGLGYLTGGDNYTFGATVYNTRNASGPRNEGMGAAARATFAPINDDDNTLHLGLSVSHENANKGSGDMRAAVAYAGRRGPSQTIATTTGASGDSVDSFGLEFAGAFGPLFFQSEYAKAKFGAPLGASQDVESWYVMGSWFLTGEHKPYKAGNGVFGSPKVGDTGAWELTARYDNIENKDVSDLEVSSYILGLNYYITPNVRVMFNYTKGDNEFTGDKTGQYAVRTQFSF, from the coding sequence ATGCGTTCTTCCATCCTGACAACTGCCATCGCCGTCGCCATTGGCAGCGCCAGCTTCTCGGCCGCCGCGGCCCCCAGCGATCAGGAACTGGCCCAGCTCAAGGCCCAGATCGAGGCGCTGCAGGCCAAGGTCACCGAACTGGAAAGCCGCACCGACGCCCAGTCGGACGTCAACATCGATACCGCCGCGAAGCTGGACACGCTGAACACAGGTTCGGCCAGGGTCGAGACCAAGGGTGGTTTCAAGGTCACCTCCGCGGACAAGAAGTACGAGGCTTCGCTCGGCGGCCGCATCCATTTCGATGCCTACGCCTTTGACCGCGACGAGGCCAGCACCACCGGCACCACCGAGTTCCGCCGCACCCGCCTGACCCTGTCCGGCAAGGCGCTGGGCTGGGACTACAAGGTCGAGCAGGACTTCTCGGCCGGCAGCACCACCGACGGCTACCGCGACGTGTTCATTGCCAGAAGCGGCCTGGGCGGCAAGTGGACCATCGGTCACTTCAAGCCGTACCGCTCGATGGAGGAGCTGACCAGCTCCAACGAGATCACGATGATGGAGCGCCCGTTCTCCTCGGCCAGCGGCCTGTACGGCGGCCGCCAGTTCGCGCAGGGTCTGGGTTACCTGACCGGAGGCGACAACTACACCTTCGGTGCGACCGTGTACAACACCCGCAACGCCAGCGGTCCGCGCAACGAAGGCATGGGCGCGGCGGCGCGTGCGACCTTCGCGCCGATCAACGACGACGACAACACGTTGCACCTTGGCCTGTCTGTCAGTCACGAGAACGCCAACAAGGGTTCGGGAGACATGCGGGCGGCGGTCGCCTACGCCGGTCGTCGCGGTCCGTCGCAGACCATCGCCACCACCACCGGTGCCAGCGGCGATTCAGTGGATTCGTTCGGGCTGGAATTCGCCGGTGCGTTCGGCCCGCTGTTCTTCCAGTCCGAATACGCCAAGGCCAAATTCGGCGCGCCGCTGGGCGCCAGCCAGGATGTGGAGAGCTGGTATGTGATGGGCAGCTGGTTCCTGACCGGCGAGCACAAGCCGTACAAGGCCGGCAACGGTGTGTTCGGTTCGCCCAAGGTGGGCGACACGGGCGCATGGGAGCTGACCGCGCGTTACGACAACATCGAGAACAAGGATGTGTCCGATCTCGAGGTCAGTTCGTACATCCTCGGCCTGAACTACTACATCACCCCGAACGTGCGCGTGATGTTCA
- the pstS gene encoding phosphate ABC transporter substrate-binding protein PstS gives MQFPQEQAQPRAGPCHHSREPSVFKSFTLRAATVVLASAAAVNAHAADITGAGATFIYPLLSRWSADYNQATGHKINYQSIGSGGGIAQIKARTVDFGSSDAPLKSTELARHGLAQFPSAIGGVVPVVNIQGVQAGAMKLDGEVLANIFLGRITKWNDPAIVALNGGIDLPDMRITVVHRSDGSGTTFNFANYLSKVSPEWKTRVGEGTALNWPAGVGGKGNEGVAAYVKQIKGGIGYVELAYALQNNLSYLRMKNAAGNFVLPNSESFAAAAASAEWTTARDFDLVMTNAPGENAWPIAATNFILMYKQPKDAARSRHAKDFFRWAYNNGRTQAESLHYVPLPPELVQQIEAYWAENMNF, from the coding sequence ATGCAATTCCCGCAGGAGCAGGCCCAGCCCCGGGCCGGTCCGTGTCATCACTCCAGGGAGCCATCCGTGTTCAAATCCTTCACCCTTCGCGCCGCCACCGTCGTGCTCGCCTCGGCCGCGGCCGTCAACGCGCATGCCGCCGACATCACCGGCGCCGGCGCCACCTTCATCTATCCACTGTTGTCCAGGTGGTCGGCAGACTACAACCAGGCCACCGGCCACAAGATCAACTATCAGTCGATCGGATCGGGCGGTGGCATCGCCCAGATCAAGGCCCGCACCGTGGACTTCGGCTCGTCCGATGCGCCGTTGAAGTCCACCGAACTGGCCAGGCACGGGTTGGCCCAGTTCCCATCGGCGATCGGCGGTGTGGTGCCGGTGGTCAACATCCAGGGCGTGCAGGCCGGTGCGATGAAGCTCGACGGCGAGGTCCTCGCCAACATCTTCCTCGGCAGGATCACCAAGTGGAACGACCCGGCCATCGTCGCGCTCAACGGCGGCATCGACCTGCCGGACATGAGGATCACCGTCGTCCACCGCTCCGACGGTTCGGGCACGACCTTCAACTTCGCCAACTATCTGTCCAAGGTCAGTCCGGAGTGGAAGACCCGGGTCGGCGAAGGCACCGCGCTCAACTGGCCGGCCGGCGTCGGCGGCAAGGGCAACGAGGGCGTGGCCGCCTACGTCAAGCAGATCAAGGGCGGCATCGGCTACGTCGAGCTGGCCTATGCACTGCAGAACAACCTGTCCTACCTGCGCATGAAGAACGCCGCCGGCAACTTCGTCCTGCCCAACAGCGAAAGCTTCGCCGCTGCCGCCGCCAGCGCGGAATGGACCACGGCCAGGGACTTCGACCTGGTCATGACCAATGCCCCGGGCGAAAACGCCTGGCCGATCGCCGCGACCAACTTCATCCTGATGTACAAGCAGCCCAAGGATGCCGCGCGCTCCAGGCACGCCAAGGACTTCTTCCGCTGGGCCTACAACAACGGCCGGACCCAGGCCGAGTCGCTGCACTACGTGCCGCTGCCGCCCGAGCTTGTCCAGCAGATCGAAGCCTACTGGGCCGAGAACATGAACTTCTGA
- the pstC gene encoding phosphate ABC transporter permease subunit PstC, with protein sequence MNATTLPTTAASQRDARDLRADRGFRWLVTAAGVFVLVSLGAAALSMLWGGRAAFQKFGLEFFWRDAWNPVLQDFGALVPIYGTLVTSLIAMLIAVPVSFGIAMFLTEIAPKWLRGPVGAAIELLAGIPSIIYGMWGLFVLVPFLAEHVYPWVNDNMGELPLVGALFSGPPLGLGMGTAGLVLAIMVIPFISSVMREVFLTVPGQLKESAYALGSTKTEVVWDVVLPYTRSAVIGGIFLGLGRALGETMAVTFVLGNAHRLIVSLLEPGNSIAATIANEFAEADSPMYLSSLIALGFVLFIVTFVVLTIARLMLRQLARKEGN encoded by the coding sequence ATGAACGCTACTACCCTGCCCACCACCGCAGCGAGCCAGCGCGACGCACGCGACCTGCGGGCCGATCGCGGTTTCCGCTGGCTGGTTACCGCCGCCGGCGTTTTCGTCCTGGTTTCACTTGGGGCGGCCGCGCTTTCGATGCTGTGGGGCGGGCGTGCAGCCTTCCAGAAGTTCGGCCTCGAATTCTTCTGGCGCGATGCCTGGAACCCGGTACTGCAGGATTTCGGCGCGCTGGTGCCGATCTACGGCACCCTGGTCACCTCACTGATCGCGATGTTGATCGCGGTACCGGTCAGCTTCGGTATCGCCATGTTCCTGACCGAGATCGCGCCCAAGTGGCTGCGCGGACCGGTCGGTGCCGCGATCGAGCTGCTGGCCGGCATTCCCTCGATCATCTACGGCATGTGGGGCCTGTTCGTGCTGGTGCCGTTCCTGGCCGAGCACGTCTACCCCTGGGTCAACGACAACATGGGCGAGCTGCCGCTGGTCGGCGCGCTGTTCTCCGGGCCGCCGCTGGGGCTGGGCATGGGTACGGCCGGCTTGGTGCTGGCGATCATGGTGATCCCGTTCATTTCCTCGGTGATGCGCGAGGTGTTCCTGACCGTGCCCGGACAGCTGAAGGAATCGGCCTATGCGCTGGGCTCGACCAAGACCGAAGTGGTCTGGGATGTGGTCCTGCCCTACACCCGCTCGGCGGTGATCGGCGGCATCTTCCTCGGGCTCGGGCGCGCGCTGGGTGAAACCATGGCGGTGACCTTCGTGCTCGGCAACGCGCACCGGCTCATCGTCTCCCTGCTCGAACCCGGCAACTCGATCGCAGCGACCATCGCCAACGAGTTCGCCGAGGCCGATTCGCCCATGTATCTGTCCTCGCTGATCGCACTCGGCTTCGTGCTGTTCATCGTGACCTTCGTGGTGCTCACGATCGCGCGCCTGATGCTGCGCCAGCTGGCCAGAAAGGAAGGCAACTGA
- the pstA gene encoding phosphate ABC transporter permease PstA, with the protein MSASLYGIRRAKNIIVQTLAIAATVFGLFWLVWILITTLGKGIDSLNLALFTQMTPPPGSSGGMLNAFFGSFVLSMLGIAFGAPIGVLAGTYLAEYSATSWIGGTVRFVNDILLSAPSIVLGLFVYTLVVAQMGHFSALAGGIALAFIVLPVVVRTTDEMLRLVPTQMREAALSLGVPQWKVIVQVLYRSSLPGIVTGILLALARISGETAPLLFTALNNQYWTNDIMSPMANVPVVIFQYAMSPYENWHTLAWAGAFILTMFVLVVSLLARTIVLRNKLTHD; encoded by the coding sequence ATGAGCGCCTCGCTGTACGGTATTCGCCGCGCCAAGAACATCATCGTCCAGACCCTGGCGATCGCAGCCACCGTTTTCGGCCTGTTCTGGCTGGTCTGGATCCTGATCACCACCCTGGGCAAGGGCATCGACTCGCTCAACCTGGCCCTGTTCACCCAGATGACGCCGCCGCCCGGCAGTTCCGGCGGCATGCTCAATGCCTTCTTCGGCAGTTTCGTGTTGAGCATGCTCGGCATCGCTTTCGGTGCGCCGATCGGTGTGCTGGCCGGCACCTACCTGGCCGAGTACTCCGCCACCAGCTGGATCGGGGGAACGGTGCGGTTCGTCAACGACATTCTGCTGTCGGCGCCGTCGATCGTGCTCGGCCTGTTCGTGTATACCCTGGTGGTGGCGCAGATGGGTCACTTCTCCGCGCTCGCCGGCGGCATCGCCCTGGCCTTCATCGTGCTGCCGGTGGTGGTGCGCACCACCGACGAGATGCTGCGCCTGGTCCCGACGCAGATGCGCGAAGCGGCACTGTCGCTCGGCGTCCCGCAGTGGAAGGTGATCGTGCAGGTGCTGTACCGCTCGTCGCTGCCCGGCATCGTGACCGGCATCCTGCTCGCCCTGGCCCGTATTTCCGGCGAAACGGCGCCGCTGCTGTTCACCGCGCTGAACAACCAGTACTGGACCAACGACATCATGTCGCCGATGGCGAACGTACCGGTGGTGATCTTCCAGTACGCCATGAGCCCGTACGAAAACTGGCATACCCTGGCCTGGGCCGGTGCCTTCATCCTGACCATGTTCGTCCTCGTCGTCAGCCTGCTGGCCCGCACCATCGTGCTACGCAACAAGTTGACCCATGACTGA
- the pstB gene encoding phosphate ABC transporter ATP-binding protein PstB — translation MTDLSLDPAMNDVASGAPAQRINTVTPGRDTLPPAPVKLEARGLDFHYDKFHALKGINLEVPEKRVTALIGPSGCGKSTLLRVFNRIYALYPKLEARGEVLLDGENILAPKYPMNRLRSKVGMVFQKPVPFPMTIYENVAYAIRHHERLSKSEMNDRVEQALRQGALWDEVKDKLNQSALGLSGGQQQRLCIARAVALRPDVLLLDEPTSALDPISTSRIEQLVEELKHEYTIVIVTHNMQQAARVSDYTAFMYLGDLIEHGETEQIFSAPGKQQTEDYITGRFG, via the coding sequence ATGACTGACCTTTCCCTGGATCCCGCCATGAACGACGTCGCCAGCGGCGCTCCCGCCCAGCGCATCAACACCGTGACCCCGGGTCGCGACACCCTGCCGCCCGCCCCGGTGAAGCTGGAGGCGCGCGGGCTGGACTTCCATTACGACAAGTTCCATGCGCTGAAGGGCATCAACCTTGAAGTTCCGGAGAAGCGCGTGACCGCGCTGATCGGACCCTCGGGCTGCGGCAAGTCGACCCTGTTGCGCGTGTTCAACCGGATCTACGCGCTGTATCCGAAGCTCGAAGCCAGGGGGGAAGTGCTGCTCGACGGCGAGAACATCCTGGCGCCGAAGTACCCGATGAACCGGCTGCGCAGCAAGGTCGGCATGGTGTTCCAGAAGCCGGTGCCGTTCCCGATGACGATCTACGAGAACGTCGCCTATGCCATCCGCCATCACGAGCGGCTGTCGAAGTCGGAGATGAACGACCGCGTCGAACAGGCATTGCGCCAGGGCGCGCTGTGGGACGAGGTCAAGGACAAGCTGAACCAGAGCGCGCTGGGGTTGTCCGGCGGCCAGCAGCAGCGTCTGTGCATCGCCCGCGCGGTCGCACTGCGTCCGGACGTGCTGCTGCTCGACGAGCCGACCTCGGCACTGGACCCGATCTCCACCAGCCGCATCGAGCAGCTGGTCGAGGAGCTCAAGCACGAGTACACCATCGTCATCGTCACCCACAACATGCAGCAGGCCGCGCGCGTGTCGGACTACACCGCCTTCATGTACCTGGGCGACCTGATCGAACACGGCGAGACCGAGCAGATCTTCTCGGCGCCGGGCAAGCAGCAGACCGAGGACTACATCACCGGTCGTTTCGGGTGA
- the phoU gene encoding phosphate signaling complex protein PhoU: protein MSTDMHDHIVKSHDEEHKRLLDETLRMGEMAASQLEAALDVVERRDDKAAERIIANDEAIDALEQEISHDVMKLALRGPLARDLREILAAIRIASDIERIGDYAANVAKRSTALNLMPALPHVAGLHALGTLAVKQVRDVLAAYRDSDIEAAQRIRERDAEIDVAYTGLFRELLTYMMEDARSITACTHLLFMAKNIERIGDHATNIAENIWFLVRGEDELPPREKRDDSSTTTSP from the coding sequence ATGAGCACCGACATGCACGACCATATCGTCAAGAGCCACGATGAAGAGCACAAGCGCCTGCTCGACGAGACCCTGCGCATGGGCGAAATGGCCGCGTCGCAGCTGGAAGCCGCGCTCGACGTGGTCGAGCGGCGCGACGACAAGGCGGCCGAACGCATCATCGCCAACGACGAGGCGATCGACGCACTCGAGCAGGAAATCAGCCACGACGTGATGAAGCTGGCCCTGCGTGGTCCGCTGGCCCGCGATCTTCGCGAGATCCTGGCGGCGATCCGCATCGCTTCCGACATCGAGCGCATCGGCGACTACGCCGCCAACGTCGCCAAGCGCTCCACCGCGCTGAACCTGATGCCGGCCCTGCCCCATGTCGCCGGCCTGCACGCACTCGGCACGTTGGCGGTGAAGCAGGTCCGCGACGTGCTGGCCGCCTATCGCGACAGCGACATCGAGGCCGCCCAGCGCATCCGCGAGCGCGATGCCGAGATCGATGTCGCCTACACCGGTCTGTTCCGCGAACTGCTGACCTACATGATGGAGGACGCACGCAGCATCACCGCCTGCACCCATCTGCTGTTCATGGCCAAGAACATCGAACGCATCGGCGACCACGCAACCAACATCGCAGAGAACATCTGGTTCCTGGTCAGGGGCGAGGACGAACTGCCGCCGCGCGAGAAGCGCGACGATTCAAGCACCACGACCTCTCCCTGA
- a CDS encoding HvfA family oxazolone/thioamide-modified RiPP metallophore, with protein MSSNKKPVALAVGAALLGSMAMSTSAFAMSDLAGGYMQAAQQAQDAAKKASEGKCGEGKCGGDKTDEEGKCGEGKCGGDKTDEEGKCGEGKCGGDKTDEEGKCGEGKCGGMA; from the coding sequence ATGAGCAGCAACAAGAAACCGGTCGCACTCGCGGTTGGCGCCGCCCTGCTGGGCAGCATGGCGATGTCCACGTCGGCCTTCGCAATGAGCGATCTGGCCGGCGGTTACATGCAGGCGGCCCAGCAGGCCCAGGATGCCGCCAAGAAAGCTTCCGAAGGCAAGTGTGGCGAAGGCAAATGCGGCGGCGACAAGACCGACGAGGAAGGCAAGTGCGGTGAAGGCAAGTGCGGTGGCGACAAGACCGACGAAGAAGGCAAGTGCGGTGAGGGCAAGTGCGGCGGCGACAAGACCGACGAGGAAGGCAAGTGTGGCGAGGGCAAGTGCGGCGGCATGGCGTAA